The genomic window GGAGCCTAATCCTATCCTAAAACATCCCTTTCCCTGATAGGATCgagtacaaaaaaaagaaaaataagaattatagaatcaagaagaaaataattagaattgaatgGCAAGGTTTTCTAATCTCAAATGATTAACAAGTTCCTGGAATTAGCTGCCCTCGTATGCTTAACTTATACTACATAAACGCTTAGACTTTACCATCATGTTCATTGGATTCTGACAAATTACTTGGTTTTTGCTGTCTGCTTGTAGGAAGAGAGAGGCTCCTGCGCTCCTTTCCTCCAGGCTTAGATGAGGCATTGCTATACCAAATCATTCCAACTACAGCTATGGTCATGCCCAGAACCACATGTAGATTAAGACCATCTTTTCCGAAGAAAAAGAATCCCATGATAAGCACAAGTACTGTCTTCATATGACCAAGTACTTGGAAGGACACAGCGGTGAATCTGCCAATGCAGATGAACTGGCTTAAGTTGGTCCCTACTGCAATGATGCATGATAGAACGATAAACATCTGCACAAACCAAGATCCAGAGAAAAATGTGAGATGGGATTCTGTAAACTTAGGTAAGAAAATTGTGATCACACATAAACAGAACATGGgttaaaaacaagtaaaaaattgCCCTTGGCCTTTTATAAGCAAATAAAAGGCACACACACGTGTATAGCAATTTTATGCAAAGCAATACTGCTACGTAAAAATGGAACAGCAAACACAAAGTGAGTTTATGCAAACGGCAACCCTTACAAATAAGTAGCGGTATAACTTGTATGCGAGATTCAAAGTCATCATCAGACTTGCTTGTAGAAAATGGTCACACTAATATTATGCTTTTTAAGAGTACGCCATAGGCTCTAGGAAATTTTCATAGCAAAAACCAGGGTTGCTTTTCCCTTACTGTTTAACTTTTCTTGTTAAGATTGCATCCCACTAACTATTTAGGTACAGATTGCATGCATATTAACTGCATTGAAACCTCATAATCTTTCTGCTGACaaggaaaattaaattaacacttTCAAATTGGCTACCCAAATTGGGGTTTGTAAACCCCACATAGCCAAATCATTCCCTTGTGAACCAAAATTCAAATTGGAGTGTCCAAGGCAAAAACTAgttagaaaacaaatgaaactaTAGACAAACATATAAACACATCTGGACATCAGAATGATGAGCTACAGCAACAAGCATGTAGACAACTAGAAATACAGATGCACCTATATGACGTTCATGTGATTCCTAAGCAAACATGTGGTACAAAAATGTGAGCTACTTTTACAGCATAAAcatgtggtaaaaaaaaatgagctacTTTACAGCCTGCATAATAATCTGCAAGAATGACAAGTGTATCCAGATTACAGCTAAATTACGaagatggttaaaaaaaaaacagaagtcaAATTTTGCTGAATTCTTACCACAGAGACTGCATTGTAGTCATAGGTGTCGATTCTTTTGTTTGTCAACCAGTAGTCCAAAAAGGGGCCTAATAATAGCAGCGTTGCAGCCTGGGATGGAGCAGTGTGACCCAAGAGGTTGAAAGAACTTAGTGAATACTTCCTTTGGAGGTAATGTACATACtgcaagaaaatcattcaaCAGAGTTATAAGAGGAGCTGCTTCTGAATGGTATATACTATTTTAGTGAACTGGATTAGTTAACTAcaagatttacaatgataaaacttctttaacttgaaatttaatAGGATaacacatgtaaaaaaaaatagatgttcaTAAACACTTACATACTGTTGCAGAGAAGTGCTCCAAACTGCAATGAAGGCAGCAATGAATCCTTTGGCATTAACACTCACATCAGTGACAGTGCAAACACCAACACCCAAGAGAACAACTCCTATACTTAGCTTTGTGTCTCGTGAGTACCGAATCTTGTCAAAAAACACTTCCAACAGGCAGGATACAGGAATTATACTCAGCTTTGCAATCTGACAGTTAAAACGAACATGTGAGCGATATTGTTGCAATAAATCGACGGCCAAAAGACAGTACGAAAAATATTTACCTGATAAAATCCCACTGAATTCCACATTAGACTAACATTCATTCCAACAATAGAGAAATTTGCAAAGACAACAAATTTTAAAAGCTCAGGGAAAGGTAGATGAGATGCTTGGATGTATCCCAACCACCTTAAAACCACAGTCATCAAGGTCGTGGTAGCAAAATGCATACCAGTTAGTGTCGTGGCTGCAAGAAACCATAAAAAGGAAATATCAAACTACATGTCTCATGAATGCAtaagcaaataaaagaaaacatgagaAGCAAACTCACCGTAACTAAAACCATAAGTAGCCATTAAGGCTTTATTGACAATGATAATCCCAACAGAAGTGACAACATTGAACATCCAGGCACCCGCATCGGCAGCTCCCTTTTTATCAGCCTTGCTAGATGGAGCCATCCTAATTTACTTGTCTCAAAACTTTAGATTTTGAAAAGTTCTAGAACACTTATCCTTGAGCCTCCAAAGGCAACCCCATCCACATTACAATGAGCAACACGCTTCTCTGAAAACATCAAGTATAAATGGAAATCAAAATCATGGTTAGCACATGTGTTGCCGAACATTATTTACTCCTCCTAAAGGAAGCTCTATTTagggtttaattaaaattagcctaacaattattttttaaaaatatgtttattttggaCAACAGATGTCAATCTCAGTAATAAAAATCATGGTTTAACTAAAATCTAACTACAAAAATCTCCTTAATCAAACAGTAATTATGAGATCAAGTCATGAAGGACAGATGAGATACgaaaattctaaaacaaaaaaccagATCTGCATTGCGTTACTATTTTAGAGGTCGAAACAGAATTCAACAATTACTACAACAGATCTCACTCTCTGTAAAAATCAGTTGATCCGTCTAAAAGATTACACCATTGAAgcactttgaatattttttttcagaaaacgtGAATTCTACGGTGTCAAGAAAAATTGTACGTACCGCAAAGAGGAAAGCAAGGAAGCTGGGAGGTAAAGAATGGAGGAGGACGTGATTGAGTGTCCAATTATATGCGTTAGGAATTTGCGgtcactctttttttctttttgttttctcttccttCTTTATTCTGTTCTTGTTTCTATtgaaaagatgaagatttgGAGTGAGAGAGGGGGGGGGATTGTGAAGTTCTGTAAACCCGGAGACCTTTGCTTCCCAACACATGCCCATCACCTCCAGCCAACTCATCCTTTCAatttatacttttcttttctctttttcagaGCTGAAATATTAAtagtttgtaaaaaaataaaaaaaataaaaaatatattgtggaataaaaaaaaaaaacatcaaaatcatttgcAGCATTGTGATAACATTAGATTTCATGTTCTAGATTTGCTTACTAAAtatcactagttcgagtcttataaatcttaaaattactaaagacttacatggtcgttaacttcagaaaccgtgagattagtcgagatacacgcaagTTAGCTCGAACATCTatattaatcaaaaaattatatatatacattcatATCTCCACAAGAATACTTAGAATCCACTCACCTAAAGTCCTGATCATCATAGAGGGATTAAAATGATGTAGGAGCCGTAGTGTTTGGactcaatatttattttgtacgTTTCACCCAAAATATGCAGGCACACTAACAACCACATCCTTAACCATAACCTTCTGGACAAATTGATTACATAAATTTTGTTCTTagggttcagttttttttattaaaaaagatgtGATGTTTCAAGAGAGAAGACGAGACGAGAGAGTAAAGATGTGATGTTTCAAGAGAGAAGACGAGACGAGAGAGTTTAAGTATGTGATATGttgttttcatggtttctttcatgtattatatatattagagaaattttgtcattttattcttttgaatatttttttttatcgagatataaagtataatttctgaaaatataaaaataaagtaaaaacacaattaaattaagagttttttttgtaattatccctAAAACAAAATTGGTTGTCTATTTGAAATCCACAtgaaaaagttataattaatggatatatttttattgattttgttttagatctgtttagttttttgaatttttattttcatccaaaacattattttgttttacattttgatcGCTGAGTTTGAGATGAGAAAGGGAAACttgttggaaaataataaagaagagatATAGTTGTTCATTGACcacattacaataaaaaaaattatttttggagttGGTAGGTTTCAGAAAAGtttcattcaagtttttttttaactctttatattgcaggaaaaaaaggagattagggtcaagaaaaaaaaattcagtttgattttgtatttttgaatcaatTTAGACATGTTTTAAGTTAAAAGATTGGTTTGTTGATGCTACAATAGTGCTTATTAGATGAAATAGgttcaaaattagatttttatgtcTAAAACCCCCTAACCTAATAACATTTAGATGATGGAGATGGATGACGCtaggtcaaaaaaaaattttaaaaaagacaggCAAACAAGCCTAACCTTACAGGGCCATGCGGttggttttttcatttgatgaacCAGGCATGTTGGGCCACTCAGGCCCACCAGCCTGACCTTTGTTTTTActctattttggttttttattattaatttttactaaaataaaaacttaaaaaatataccaagaatattattttattaaatactatttaatttatatttattttttaaaataagattataatatttttttcctatcaaattatcACGCACGTCTAGTATTCCCACTCATAGTTATAAAATCCTATTCAACTGGTGGTTGATTTAGAGCTTAGCTATTGGTTTGGAAGTTAGCTTTGTCAAATTTAACCAAAATTTTATGAGATTTAGTCgtgttaaatttaaatttttttaaaaaaaataattcaaaataatattattttaattttaaaaaaataaaataatattatttaaaataactaaCCGACAAGGCGAATTAGATCCGACAATCATGTTACCATCAAATTGGGTTGGAATTTCCCACCTCAGCAATTCTCGTGTTATACGAGTCTGATGATTTGAAGCTAAACAGTATTTATAAGAAGTATAATTTACtaaacaaattgataaattCTCTTTCAATATTTGCAAATTACCATTGCATATGTCTTCCATCTTTATGGTTTCAAATTCTTTGCTAGCTTTCTGATTGGGCTGTTTCTTAAGCcgaactttatttatttatttatttaatgccATAACAATGTCGATTGGGCTGTTTCTTAAGCCAATCACAAGACCAAATTCTCTAATGGCCAACTGCTGGCAGAGAATCtcggatttttaaaaaatattaaaaaaaatattatttttttactttaaaattaatattttcagatattttaatgtgctgctataaaataaaaaatatattattttaatatatttttatactctACCATACTCTCAAATTCAAACACGtcgatttaaaataatattatctcaATCTGTATTGCTGATTGGGCTATTTTCTAAACCAATTCAGGCGGGCCAAATTCTCTCATGGACACCAGCAGGGGGTGAACTCCGGATCTCGACCTAAAATGTCCATCTCTTATCTTTATAGCACCAAAAAATTATTCGTGAGCACCTATAGACTGGAGGGCCACAAATGCCCTTCCGTTGGGTAAAATGTCACGAGCATGTTGCATCCCATAGAACACCCAACCGAGGAATATCCAAAAGATCgctcaaaaaaatatcaaaagtaaAAGAGCAGCTTATGCAGACAAGAAACAGAGATAATAAAATCTGAAATGGATGTCAAGTGAAACTATTCTTCATATAGTGAAAACAAGATTTTGGCAACTGATTCAAATAGATAAGGGagttcacaataataaaaatatttgtcatCTAACAAAATCGCCTCTAAACTTGTCTAGAGCAAACATTAACCATACCAAAAAGGGACCGATCCCGCCAaaccatatataaaatttgttcaATGCAGCAAAAGTATGTTCAACGCTTCTTAGAGACACCAACAGTCTTTCCACGACGGCCAGTAGTCTTTGTGTGCTGCCCCCTGACACGAAGACCCCAGTAGTGCCTCAGACCACGGTGGTTCCTGCATGACAAGGTCCATATCAGATGGCAGAATTATCTTTCACTGATAGTATCATCAAGGCCATTTAACAGATTCATGTTACCAATTTTATTACCAAAGCCTTTAACAGAGATGCATTTCCCTAGAGAAAATTACACAACAAGTTGCATCACAGCTATTTGACAGTAACGTTTAAAATGAGTTGTGAGCATACAAATGTTGAGAAGCTAATAAACAGTCTACGTGGCAAGAGAAGCCTGTAGTAATTTGAATGGCAATATTTTCAGTACTCTAAGGTCTAAACAGCTTAACATATTTTCAATGAGTGCACTTTATATCAGATATATTGGTTTATGTACACAGAAAACATGAAATTACCTGATCTTCTTCAAACGCTCCAAATCATCTCTCAACTTCATGTCCAATGCATTTGACACGACCTGAGAATACTTCCCGTCTTTGTAATCCTTCTGCCTATTCAAAAACCAGTCTGGGATTTTGAACTGGCGAGGATTTGCAACAATAGTCATGAGGTTATCCAACTCGGCTGCAGATAGTTCACCAGCCCTAAGAATAATGAAGACAATTAAATTAGTCTTTCTGGGGAAAAAATGATGCTTTAATCAATCATgactaatttcaaaaattaaaactcaaccAAAATCTGAAGAGATTTTGTAAATTCCCAACAAAtcatatgattaattaatttattctcaTTCGCTTTGAAACATCAATGACAAATGATCCCAGATATTTCATCTCAAATTCCAAAGTTCACCAGCTTTCATTGTGCTCTCTACCCTCTAGCATGTCAATAATGACCCCCAAAGCAATCATACCTtcccaaacaattttttatcaaaaaataatcatgtcatGAATTCGAAAgacattttaattttccttttgggGGTGTAAATGTTAAAGAGTTCTACCTTTCTTTTTACAAGGGAGTGCTACCAACCCACAAGTCTATAAAACCACTAAGAAACATGCGTGCTACATGCAAAAATACTCCAAAAATAACGGATATAACCAGGAAAGAACAGCAATTCCCATTTAAAGGGGAatttatacttaaaaaacaaatcaaagtatTTACCCAAACAGATAGCTATCGTATGATTAAAAATCgaaccaaataaaaatcaaacaaaacaatacagaaagagagggagagtgAGACCTCTTGTTCATATCAACATCGGCCTTCTTGCAGACAATGTTAGAGAAACGCCTGCCAATACCTTTGATTGATGTCAAAGCAAACATTATCTTTTGTTTACCATCTACATTCGTGTTCAGCACACGTAGAATGTGCTGAAAATCCTCGTTAGCCACCAAAGACTGTTTCACACATAAAACCCACATGCGACATCATCGATCAATTACAAAACACCAACATCTGAAGTCAAATCTAATACATGTGTTTATTGCTATTCTATATCAAgcataataaatgaaatttgagAGTCAGATATCGAAACCCTAATTTACCATTTTGTGTTTTCGAGAGGAGCGGGGCTCTGGGGCGGGGCGGGGCGGGAACGGGCGGGTTGTAGCAGAGGAAGAGTCAAGATAGCGAACGagggtttttattaaaaagtgtttgggttttgttttttcaaaagacGATTTTACCCACCAAAACTTTTCTATGTGGTAGATGACccaattctttttttccctgGGTTTAAGGATATTATGCCAGCTTTTCATCAGAGTTATGAATAAACCCGGTCCACCTAGCAGATTGATTTGGAACCACGCCGACCTCCTCTCTAGCCAAAGCTgggcataaaaaaatcaacgagtTGACATGTCAACcggttaggttttattttttaatatttttttcaaaacaacaccatcttactgttttattttaaatattaaaataatattattttaattaattcagttTAACTCACCTAAGCAGGCTTTAGAATTAGAAAGATTTAATTACTATGCTTTTCATACATGAGTTAACTGTACAAGATTTAACCTGGGAGTTGATCCAACCCAAGACCTGGGCTGGGTTATGAATCGAGAGAGTTAATTTGTATCAATTCAAGTCCTTGAAAGTTTAGAATCTTTTCACttagaatgtttttttctttaaaaaataagtttttcattAATCCAGCCCAATCTAGATCTTGGATTGACAGGTTAAACCACAAGGTCAGTCAAGTCTAAAAACCAAGGAGCCAACTCCCTTCCTTTTTAGgtagtgtattttttaaattttatctttttatatcagaagcatcaaaacgattctaaaacttaaaaaaaacaattaattttaaaaaaaaaacactcttaacttctgaattattattttttactttcagCTTATTTGAAGAtacgtttgtttgctggaaagtagtttctttttagaaagtgaattccgggaaagtattttccgatgtttggtagtgtaatggaaaataagttggaaaacattttccagtgtttagttatgtcatggaaaatgagctggaaaataacttattaatgttttatttttctcaagtttattaaaataatgaggaacaaatcttacaaattaaaaagttgaatgagaatgaaattgaaaaaaaatataatttcataaattatctcaaataaaataaataataattaaaataatagagatcaaatctaaaaaattaaaaaaaaaatgaaagatgaaaaaattaaaataataataattaacatttcataaattatttcaaataaaataagtaacaatcaaaagaatgaggaccaaatttgatagataaaaaaattcaataaaaaaatgataaagaaaaagcaaatagcaattataaaaataagaaccaaagttaatataaaaaattaaattttaagagatgaaattgaaaaataaatattcaaaacaaattatatatagcaatcaaaagtttgaggatcaaatttgatataataagcaaataatgacatttctaaatttttcacaacttccggaaagtgttttccgcccaaattttacaggaaaacactttcctgaaaaccaagctaaattttcctttgactggaaaatattttccgttaaccaacttttttaatggcaaacaaacacaggaaagtttggaaagtgattttccggaaaccactttccagaaaacaaacatagccaaaaggaaaaacattttcctggaaatcaaaccaattttttttttttactgaaactgttttccattgaccaacttttctaatggtaaacaaacacaaaaaaatttaaaaaataatttcccaAAAACTATTTTTCGAGAAACAAACATGTTCTTAAATACAAGTTAATAACGTGAGtccaattattataatttattttttatactagataAGAAATGTCTTCGAGACAGATGATGGATCGGATCAAGGTAGGTATAAAAACTCTTTTCATCAGGCCCATTCATCCCTGTCACAATGGTACTGTCTAACCAGTGACTGGCACTAGGCCGCTGGGCTGGCATGGCTTGCCGTGGAAGCAGAATTTAGaagaaagttgttttttttttttaacatatagaAAAATAGAACGCACTACTCCCTTAGCATTCAATAAGCATCAAGATCTTATTTCTGAACGAATTCAAAGCTAGTCGCTTGCAATTTTTATAATCCACTAGGTTTTCCACgaaagataattaaattttaatatcagaaaaaaataaattatcttcatATCCATACCCTTTTTTCTCTTACTCTTTGGGTATCAGAATTTATTTCCATGGCTTGATGTCCTTGTTTTCTGCTCTGAATGGGAAAAAGGGTCATTTCTTTGAAGGCCATGTCTTGGTTCAGAGTTCCAAGCAGAACCAGGGATAAGTAGTTATTGTTCTTGCAACCAGAGACTAAACTAAGATCAACAGTGGAcagaaatacaaaaacaatcaagTTCTGGAAACTCAGATAGAACCCGATGCCTTCTCAACCTATGCTATGGAAATTCAGATAGAACCTGTCCCCTCTGCTGTACACCAATCTGACTTGTCCCCTCTGCTGTACACCAATCTGTTGAAGGAAACCTAAACCATCCATGTTGAACTTTGGCGTGAAAATAGGTATCTATTCGAACTAGATAAAATTAATATGGCCGTGTTGATTTGTTTCACTATACACTGTTATACCTCAGGTTTTAAACCTAGAACAAAGTGAAAGTTAATTCTCTGGCCATCAGATCCTTCAATCAACTTAACATGGTCTACTTATATCTGTAAGTCTCACTCATGGAAAGAGCAATGATAAAACCTGAAATGGCTGGCAAGAGCTCATCAATGTTAAATGGAAATAGTACAGCCTAACTCCTTGGCGGCAGTATCAAGATGATGAACAGGCATTCCTGTCGCGAGTCGGCTATGGGCTTCCCATGTTAGGCACTTTTCTATATCAGCTTGCCAGTTGATGACATCTGATCTGAGATATTGATAAGAGGGTCCATGGATTCCATTCCTGTGTGTGAGTTTAGAAGCGGGTTTTATGGAACCAGTATGCTGAATATCACGAAGAACAGATGTGCTCAGAGCACGGACATGAGCACTTGGATGAGAAAGGCATCGTATAGTCGCTGGCAGACGACACTGCATGAATTGGCCCAAAAATTCCAATGAGCAAGCGTCATATTTACTCCCAAACTGGCATTACCCACTTCATAGCGTGCATATAAACATGCTCGTGTGTATGTGCAGCCTTCATACTAAATGAAATTGGATGTGTTAAGAGGATATATTCACCTTTAAGAGGTTTGAAAGGCCATCTGCAACTGCAAATCCAGACTCTCCCCACTGCAGCACTGGCTGAACTGCTCTGGCTGTTGCTTCTAGTAGCTGCCAAATTGAAGATTGAAAGATTAACTAACCACACTGAATAACaagtacctttttttttttgacaaaggACTCACTGAACTTGGAATGCCGTGAGCCTTCAGTCAATATAATTCTGATGTCTAACTTACAAAGAGCAGGTCACATATTCCAAAGTGAAGTGAAATCTTCTTTGGTATGTTACCTCAAGCTGTGGTAAAGTGCAAGCTTCTCCATCAACAAGCATCCCATCTGTGGCGCGGAGAAGTAGATCTGATGCACTAGCCAAAATTACCAACGATTCTGGGGTATCATGATTTCTCATCAGCTCAACAATCAACTTGACAATCCGCTGGTTGATTCTCCACATTATCTGACCTGAATCATCATCTTTCGCGATCCAAGGCTGCAATTCCCTCTCCGCCTAACAACACAGAGAAAATGACTAAACAAACAAAGCAATTGAAtcttaaaggaaaataaaacagaacaaaaaaaaacaggatgCTAACTTAAACAACCAACAGGCTACACTTCCAAATTTGGGatcaaaataattgcagaaactaTTTAAGAAACCATTTTTTGCACCTTCCCATTTTCCAGGTGAGTAAGTTTTGTACTATCAAAATAAGtagttctgaatttttattgtatttcccTATTCTGAAGATGATGCCACCTTGGAAAAAAACTAGGCGGTTTCAAAATGACAGGCCAAACAGTAAAGGGTAAACAATTGCATTTTACAGCAAAATTACAAGTAAGACAAAATTTAGACCTGAAGAACAACTGCTGTGGCTGCTATTGTTGGCGATGCTGATACAACATTGCATAGTGCGTCAACAACCTGAATACATACTGACAAGTTAGAGGAAGCTCTCccaaagaaaataatgagaatcTAGATAAAATATAGCCTGATGGATCTATCGAATCCATATACCCACAACTGGGAAGCGCCTCATGCTTCCAAGTCACACAtgttaaaaacttttaaatgtccattgtgtgtgtgtgtgtagcatgaaaccttttatataaaatgcattaaagcttctaatttttatttccaatttgAAGGAAAAGTGATTAGAACATGGAGTATGACCTGTCTCCATCCTTGTTGAGCAGAAGTGCTTTCTGCACTAGGTTGAGTTTCGGGTGATGCTATTAACTTTTGCCACAATAGAGAAACAACAGAGAAACATAACTCTTGCTTCTCTGGAAGCACTGATCTCAATAGAACTTGTGCACTGCAATTGAATCCAATATGCCTGTGCATTGTTAAGAAATTGGCCAAATCTGAAGCATCCAATGGGAGTCCAGCAATACCTTTTCCCGAAGTGCTTCCAGAGCCTTCTTCTGAATGTGATGCTCTCCCACATTTAAGTTTAGTTTCTGAATGAACTAATTCTGTGGACTGCAGGGCAGATGATTGCCCTGAATTAAAGCAGCCAGTGCTTGCACTTCTATTTTGCTTGTTACCATCAGAACACACAAGAGAATCTTTCCACACTGGTGCGTGCAAATGTGCTCCTAATGGCTCAGCTTTGTTAACTATGGACGCAACAGCCTTACTGTGAACATCAATGAGGTTATATAGTGAGGATGCCCTGGTGTAAATTTCATTATCCCACTTGCATCGCA from Populus trichocarpa isolate Nisqually-1 chromosome 5, P.trichocarpa_v4.1, whole genome shotgun sequence includes these protein-coding regions:
- the LOC7492483 gene encoding UDP-rhamnose/UDP-galactose transporter 5; amino-acid sequence: MAPSSKADKKGAADAGAWMFNVVTSVGIIIVNKALMATYGFSYATTLTGMHFATTTLMTVVLRWLGYIQASHLPFPELLKFVVFANFSIVGMNVSLMWNSVGFYQIAKLSIIPVSCLLEVFFDKIRYSRDTKLSIGVVLLGVGVCTVTDVSVNAKGFIAAFIAVWSTSLQQYYVHYLQRKYSLSSFNLLGHTAPSQAATLLLLGPFLDYWLTNKRIDTYDYNAVSVMFIVLSCIIAVGTNLSQFICIGRFTAVSFQVLGHMKTVLVLIMGFFFFGKDGLNLHVVLGMTIAVVGMIWYSNASSKPGGKERRSLSLPTSRQQKPSNLSESNEHDGKV
- the LOC7492484 gene encoding 40S ribosomal protein S18, producing MSLVANEDFQHILRVLNTNVDGKQKIMFALTSIKGIGRRFSNIVCKKADVDMNKRAGELSAAELDNLMTIVANPRQFKIPDWFLNRQKDYKDGKYSQVVSNALDMKLRDDLERLKKIRNHRGLRHYWGLRVRGQHTKTTGRRGKTVGVSKKR